From Blastocatellia bacterium, one genomic window encodes:
- a CDS encoding FtsX-like permease family protein has protein sequence IVDWNELGAIITNLGLGLKIILAVIGTLTLSIGAVGVMNIMLVSVTERTREIGVLKSLGARRHHILVQFLLEGLALTLIGGVVGFLVAALLARLIGQLPLLGPIFKDTSGIGDIRLGISYSALVVSSAILISVGVVAGMIPAIRAARLDPVEALRSE, from the coding sequence ATCGTTGACTGGAACGAGTTGGGCGCGATCATCACAAATCTGGGATTAGGGTTGAAAATCATCCTCGCCGTCATCGGGACGCTCACGTTGAGTATTGGAGCCGTCGGCGTCATGAACATCATGCTCGTGTCGGTGACCGAACGCACGCGAGAGATCGGCGTGCTGAAATCGCTGGGCGCGCGGCGACATCATATCCTCGTGCAGTTTTTGCTCGAAGGGCTGGCATTGACTCTTATCGGCGGAGTCGTCGGCTTTCTCGTGGCTGCTCTGCTGGCCCGCCTCATTGGTCAACTGCCCTTGCTTGGTCCGATCTTCAAGGACACCTCAGGCATCGGAGACATCAGGCTGGGGATTTCCTACTCTGCTCTGGTGGTTTCGAGCGCAATCCTGATCTCGGTCGGTGTGGTTGCCGGGATGATTCCGGCCATCCGGGCCGCGCGGCTCGATCCTGTGGAAGCTCTGCGCAGTGAGTAA
- a CDS encoding LacI family DNA-binding transcriptional regulator, whose product MAGVSIKDIARAANVSHSTVSRALRNSHLVSRETAERIRRIAHEMGYRPSAVARSLVTQRTKTIGVVVTTIADPFIAEVVSGIEEVANDHGYSVFLANSNADPAREIKVVHSFHERRVDGILVTASRVGALYLPVLSEMKVPIVLINNQHPDEFVHSVLIDNITASREATEHLIRLGHRRIAYIGDQYGYQSDTERFAGYRQALEMAGLDFLPELIAHGDGKPEGGMAAMEKLLALPEPPTAVFCYNDMSALGALRVIRSRGLRVPDDISLVGFDDLFIASYTNPPLTTIRQPKRQMGRMATEVLLKLLAGENSATHIQVKGELIVRESTAPPRSPASHSERG is encoded by the coding sequence ATGGCGGGGGTCTCGATCAAGGATATCGCGCGCGCGGCTAATGTCTCCCACTCGACCGTCTCCCGGGCTCTGCGTAATAGCCATCTGGTCAGCCGCGAAACGGCCGAACGCATCCGCCGCATCGCCCATGAAATGGGCTATCGCCCCAGTGCCGTCGCTCGCAGCCTTGTCACTCAGCGCACCAAGACGATTGGCGTCGTTGTCACCACCATCGCCGACCCGTTCATCGCCGAAGTCGTCAGCGGCATCGAAGAAGTCGCCAACGATCACGGGTACTCGGTCTTCCTCGCTAATTCCAACGCCGATCCCGCCCGCGAGATCAAGGTCGTTCACTCGTTTCACGAACGGCGCGTTGATGGCATCCTGGTGACGGCCTCCCGCGTGGGGGCGCTCTATCTGCCCGTCCTCAGCGAGATGAAGGTTCCCATCGTGCTCATTAACAACCAACATCCGGATGAGTTCGTTCACTCCGTCCTCATTGACAACATCACTGCCAGCCGGGAGGCAACCGAGCACCTCATTCGGCTGGGCCATCGGCGAATCGCCTACATTGGAGACCAGTACGGGTACCAGTCGGATACGGAACGGTTCGCCGGTTATCGCCAGGCCCTGGAAATGGCCGGGCTCGATTTTCTCCCGGAACTCATCGCCCACGGGGATGGCAAACCCGAGGGAGGAATGGCGGCGATGGAAAAATTGCTTGCGCTGCCCGAACCCCCGACGGCCGTCTTTTGCTACAACGATATGTCAGCGCTGGGAGCGTTGCGCGTCATTCGCAGCAGGGGACTACGGGTCCCCGATGATATTTCCCTGGTGGGCTTTGATGACCTCTTCATCGCGTCCTACACTAATCCGCCGCTCACAACGATTCGGCAGCCCAAACGGCAGATGGGACGAATGGCGACAGAAGTTTTACTCAAGCTTCTGGCGGGAGAAAATTCCGCAACGCACATTCAGGTCAAAGGCGAGTTGATCGTTCGAGAATCAACAGCACC